The following is a genomic window from Trueperaceae bacterium.
GTCTGGACCGTCTCGGCCTCGCCGCCGTGGCCGCGAACCGGGGTGACGGTTATCCCCTCGATGTCGGCCTCGAAGAGCGCTTTGAGCACGGCGTCGAGCTTCTCCTTGCGGATCACGGCGGTGACCAGCTTCATGCCCGGCCACCCAGCGCCCGAGTGGCGGTCCCGGCGATCTCGGCGGCCTTGCTCGAGCTGACCACCGGTATCAGCAGGGCCCCTTCGCCGTCGCTGTACCCCTCCTCGCCATGGAGAGGAATGTCGAGGCCGACCGCTTCCTGCCCGTCCTCGGTCCGGAGCGGAACCACCAGCGAGACGGCTGCGGCGATCAGCAACGTACCCGAGGCACTGAAGACGATGGAGATGACTACGCCAAGGGCCTGGGTTGCGAGCTGGGCCAACCCGCCCTCGACCGGAGAACCCCAGGCGACCGAGGCGAAGAGGCCGGTGAGGAGGGCGCCGGTTATACCCCCTACGCCGTGGGCGGCGAAGACGTCGAGCGAGTCGTCGACTCGACTCCTGGCGCGCCAACCTATGGCCAGGTAGCAGGGCAGAGCCGCTGCCGCGCCGGTGAGGACGGCGGCCATCGGGCTCATGACCCCGGCTCCCGGGGTGATCGCGACCAGCCCAACGACGATCGCGGTGGCGAGGCCGACCGCGGTGACCTTGCCGGTCCGGAAGGTGTCGAGAAGCATCCAGGCGACCAGGGTCGCGGCCGGCGCGAGCAGGGTGTTGAGGAACGCCAGGGCTGCGTATCCGTCGGCCGCGTAGGCGCTGCCGCCGTTGAAGCCGAACCAGCCGAACCAGAGGATGCCGGCGCCGATGAGCGCCAAGGGGATCTGGTGGGGGAGCATCGCGCGCAGTCCGTAGTCACGCCTCTTACCGACGAGGAGCGCGAGCACCAGGGCGCTCACAGCCGCATTCACGTGCACTACCGTGCCCCCGGCGAAATCGATCACGCTTCGCCCGAACAGGTCGTCGAAGATCCCCCCGCCCCACGCCCAGTGGGCCAGAGGGGCGTAGACGAGCACGCTCCAGAGAGCGATGAAGATCGTGTAGGCCGAGAAACTCATCCGCTCCACCACCGCCCCGGAGACGAGGGCAGCGGCTACGATCGCGAATCCTCCCTGGAAGGCGACGTCGAGTACGGCCGGTACCCCTTCGCCGGCCAGACCGATCCCACTCAGGAAGAAGTGGGCGGGTCCGCCAAGGAACGTGCTCCCTGGGGCGTAAGCGATGCTGTAACCGAAGAAGACCCAGCCGAGCGCGACGATCCCGAGGCACACGAAGCTCATCATCATCGTGTTGAGCACGTTCTTCCGGCGCACCAGCCCCCCGTAGAAGAGGGCGAGACCGGTGACCATGAAGAGTACGAGGCCGGCCGAGACGAGCAGCCAACCGGTCGTGGCCGGGTCCGGTGCTGCGGTCGGTCCCTGTACAGGTGTCGCCTCGGGCTGTGCGGCCGCCGCGGCGAGGAAGGGCAGCAGGAGCGCGGCTGCGACCCGAGGGAGTGAGCGAGTCTTCGTCCACATAGACCGATCCATCTGGCACCTCCAGCCGACCCGCGAGCGTACGCCGGCGTTGACGAAACGTAGCACGTGAAAGTGTCATCTGGCAACCATCGCTTGTACGCCGTGTCCAAGTAGCCGCTCTACCGTGCCAGCTGTTACGCACGGAGTGGACAGAGGTCTCCCTCGCTAGGCACACAGCAAGGAGGCCGAGCTGCTCGCTCGGCCTCCGTGACGATGCGGCTACCGCCGCGTAGATCGTGTCTAGTCGCCCTTCTGGCGCCGCCCCCGCTCTATCACGGCCGCCACGTCGGCAGGCCGCCAGCCCGGCGGTTTCAACTGCTTCCCGTCGGCGCGCTTGGGCCCGTCGGTCTTGCGCATGTTCGCCCTGTGTACCTCGTCGAACACCTCGTCGGCGTCGATCCCGAACCAGACGAGCGCTCCATAGGTCACGTAGAGCAGGTCCACCAGCTCGTGCGCAACCTGGGTGAAGCGGTCCTCGAGCTCGGCGGCCGACGCCTCGGCGAGCCGGGAGAGCGCTTCCATCACCTCGGCGTTCTCCTCCTCTATCAGTTTCCGCCGCAGGGCCAGGAGCTCGGGGCTCGGATAGCTGGGCGCCCGGGGCGGCGATTCTCCGATAGCTTCATGGAAGCGGCGAACGCGTTCGGCGTTGCTGGAGGGGCGATCGGTGACGGCCCCTGCTCGTTCTCGGTTGCTGCTCATCCGGCCATTCTAGCCGCCAGTCGCCTAGTTACCCGCGGGCCAGATAGAGCGTTCCCCGTCGCGGCGGCACGTCGAAGCCGTGCAGGCGGCGTCCCTCCACGCTCAGTCTCAGACCGCCCAGCGGGTCGTGGTACTCACCCGCGAGCCCGTCACTGCTCAGCGAGATGTCCAGGGGCAGCTGCTTCTCCCCCCTGTTGAGCGCGACGATGGCCCTGTCGCCACCCTCGCGCCGAGCGAAGATGAGGAGATCGCCCTGGGCGTGCAGAACCTCGAAGGAGCCGTTGCGGAGGGCGACGTGCTCGTGCCGCA
Proteins encoded in this region:
- a CDS encoding ammonium transporter codes for the protein MDRSMWTKTRSLPRVAAALLLPFLAAAAAQPEATPVQGPTAAPDPATTGWLLVSAGLVLFMVTGLALFYGGLVRRKNVLNTMMMSFVCLGIVALGWVFFGYSIAYAPGSTFLGGPAHFFLSGIGLAGEGVPAVLDVAFQGGFAIVAAALVSGAVVERMSFSAYTIFIALWSVLVYAPLAHWAWGGGIFDDLFGRSVIDFAGGTVVHVNAAVSALVLALLVGKRRDYGLRAMLPHQIPLALIGAGILWFGWFGFNGGSAYAADGYAALAFLNTLLAPAATLVAWMLLDTFRTGKVTAVGLATAIVVGLVAITPGAGVMSPMAAVLTGAAAALPCYLAIGWRARSRVDDSLDVFAAHGVGGITGALLTGLFASVAWGSPVEGGLAQLATQALGVVISIVFSASGTLLIAAAVSLVVPLRTEDGQEAVGLDIPLHGEEGYSDGEGALLIPVVSSSKAAEIAGTATRALGGRA